A stretch of the Chlorobiota bacterium genome encodes the following:
- a CDS encoding DUF2723 domain-containing protein, with product MNNSKQFNRIFAAIAFFATLITYALTLQPSVPFWDCGEFSAAAAWQQVGHPPGAPLWLIVAKIFHLIPIGDPGWRLNMVSAFSSAVCAALVYYIIVMSIERFRKSTANNSGQLISAVCALIGTLAFTYCDTQWFNSVESEVYAGGNMLIALGIYLMMKWDQNANNPGHERYLLAIAYVLGLAFGVHLLALLIVPAVAMVIYFKKYEFSVKSFLLLMGITGPVFYIIIYKLPLRYIPKLAASNGLVGIIILAALIGVLWWSIKNKKALISLSVGCFLMIILGFTTYTQLLVRSNAHPPMNENEPDTFSELVSYLGREQYGNAPNWPRRYQSEQYYRRYQDVYGEWFEPTSQQDDGTPIFDQVNKSGEFNFMWTWQMNHMYWRYFGWNFIGRVSDIQDAGVAVTGVTPEEKKAFVDPTGYTDVFPVRFFALPLLIGLIGLFWHFKRDWKMAFTHLTLFLFLGIIPTLQQNQQQPQPRERDYFYVGSFMIFCIWIGMGAAALATKFKDEEQEKEDEQSGVPTNSGFAIAMMSVCMLAAPMNMAFNGWKFHDRSKNWVPWDYSYNILQSCEKDAILFTNGDNDTFPLWYLQDVAGVRRDVRVVNLSLGQTHWYIWQLKNERPWQAKKVDLSFSDDELTVDERDPRGLRPERAEPQPMTIPVPGNIMDWATGGSNTSAGSMQFTLKGEGEGPSHYLGVQHKLVGNIMQNNNWKRPIYFSVTVGPDAWCGLDDYFRSEGMAFRVMPVKQKGSIMSDERINLDVTAKCMLNNLKDDEFYTEPHYGFKFRNLTDKSAMFLEDHRRLMLNYRRSYCNLAQHYILAQKDNKKGIETLDKLESVISSDMFDIPYYITSTIAQLYDKAGAKEKASKYANKTISLINELGDDWQNDYYAQAYNPIEIKANMYNVLGDEKKALETYQSISGNYPNDPKLRSQIEAMSVDNLLKKNDSAGAKAELQKILNNYQKDTANQEMMNNAAAFKKRLEELSGKTNTDTSKKNK from the coding sequence ATGAACAACAGCAAACAATTTAACAGAATTTTTGCCGCGATAGCGTTTTTTGCAACGCTCATTACATACGCGCTTACATTACAACCTTCTGTCCCTTTTTGGGATTGTGGTGAGTTTTCAGCAGCCGCTGCTTGGCAACAAGTAGGTCATCCACCTGGTGCACCTTTGTGGTTAATTGTTGCAAAAATATTCCATTTAATTCCAATTGGAGATCCAGGCTGGAGATTAAATATGGTTTCAGCTTTTTCTTCTGCAGTTTGTGCAGCATTAGTTTACTATATTATTGTTATGTCAATAGAACGTTTTCGTAAGTCAACTGCTAACAATTCAGGTCAATTAATATCAGCTGTTTGTGCATTAATAGGAACATTAGCATTTACTTATTGCGATACTCAATGGTTCAACTCTGTTGAATCTGAAGTTTACGCAGGGGGAAATATGTTAATTGCTCTCGGCATATATTTAATGATGAAATGGGATCAGAATGCAAATAATCCTGGTCACGAAAGATACCTATTAGCTATAGCATATGTTTTAGGGTTAGCATTTGGTGTGCATTTGCTTGCATTGTTGATTGTTCCAGCAGTTGCAATGGTAATCTACTTCAAAAAATATGAATTTAGTGTGAAGTCTTTCTTATTATTAATGGGAATTACTGGTCCAGTTTTTTACATTATTATTTATAAACTTCCACTTAGATATATTCCTAAATTAGCTGCATCTAATGGATTAGTAGGAATAATTATTTTAGCAGCTTTAATTGGCGTTTTATGGTGGAGTATTAAAAATAAAAAAGCTCTAATTTCCCTTTCAGTTGGTTGTTTCTTAATGATAATTTTAGGGTTTACTACTTATACTCAGCTATTAGTTCGTTCTAATGCACACCCACCAATGAATGAAAACGAACCTGATACATTCTCAGAATTAGTAAGCTATCTCGGTCGTGAACAATACGGGAACGCTCCAAATTGGCCTCGTAGGTATCAATCTGAACAATATTATAGAAGATATCAAGATGTTTATGGAGAATGGTTTGAACCAACTAGTCAGCAAGATGATGGAACACCAATTTTTGATCAAGTAAATAAATCTGGTGAATTTAACTTCATGTGGACATGGCAAATGAATCATATGTATTGGAGGTATTTTGGTTGGAACTTCATTGGGAGAGTTAGTGATATTCAAGACGCAGGTGTAGCTGTTACAGGAGTAACTCCAGAAGAGAAAAAAGCATTTGTAGATCCAACTGGTTATACTGATGTATTCCCTGTTAGGTTCTTTGCTTTACCACTTCTTATTGGGCTTATAGGACTTTTTTGGCATTTTAAAAGAGATTGGAAAATGGCATTTACTCATCTTACTCTCTTTCTATTTTTAGGAATTATTCCAACTTTACAACAGAATCAACAGCAACCTCAACCAAGGGAAAGAGATTATTTTTATGTTGGATCATTTATGATTTTTTGTATTTGGATTGGTATGGGAGCAGCAGCTTTAGCTACAAAATTTAAAGATGAAGAACAAGAAAAGGAAGATGAACAATCTGGAGTACCAACCAATTCTGGTTTTGCGATTGCTATGATGTCTGTTTGTATGTTAGCCGCTCCAATGAATATGGCTTTCAATGGATGGAAGTTTCACGATCGAAGTAAAAACTGGGTGCCATGGGATTATTCATACAACATTCTTCAGTCCTGTGAAAAAGATGCAATACTTTTTACTAATGGTGATAACGATACATTCCCGTTATGGTACTTACAAGATGTTGCAGGGGTTAGACGAGATGTAAGAGTAGTTAATTTATCTTTAGGTCAAACTCATTGGTATATTTGGCAACTAAAAAATGAAAGACCTTGGCAAGCTAAAAAAGTTGATTTATCATTCAGTGATGATGAATTAACTGTTGATGAAAGAGATCCTAGAGGTCTTCGCCCAGAAAGAGCTGAACCACAACCAATGACCATACCAGTTCCTGGCAACATAATGGATTGGGCTACTGGTGGCTCAAATACTTCTGCTGGAAGTATGCAATTTACTTTAAAAGGTGAAGGTGAAGGTCCTTCTCATTATTTAGGTGTACAGCATAAATTGGTTGGTAATATTATGCAAAACAATAATTGGAAAAGACCTATATATTTCTCAGTTACCGTTGGTCCGGATGCTTGGTGTGGGCTTGATGATTACTTCAGAAGTGAGGGTATGGCTTTCAGAGTAATGCCAGTTAAACAAAAAGGTTCTATTATGAGTGATGAAAGAATTAATTTAGATGTTACTGCTAAGTGTATGTTGAATAATTTGAAAGATGATGAGTTTTACACCGAGCCTCATTATGGTTTTAAGTTTAGAAATCTTACCGATAAATCTGCTATGTTCCTTGAAGATCATAGAAGACTTATGTTGAATTATAGAAGATCTTATTGTAATTTAGCTCAACATTATATTTTAGCTCAGAAGGATAATAAAAAAGGAATTGAGACATTAGATAAACTTGAATCAGTAATTTCTTCTGATATGTTTGATATTCCTTATTACATTACATCAACTATTGCACAACTTTATGATAAAGCTGGAGCAAAAGAAAAAGCAAGTAAGTACGCCAATAAAACAATTTCTTTAATTAATGAACTTGGAGATGATTGGCAAAATGATTATTATGCTCAAGCTTATAATCCAATTGAGATTAAAGCGAATATGTATAATGTACTTGGAGATGAAAAGAAAGCTCTTGAAACTTATCAATCAATTAGTGGAAATTATCCAAACGATCCAAAACTTCGATCTCAAATTGAAGCAATGTCAGTAGATAATTTGTTAAAGAAAAATGATTCAGCTGGAGCTAAAGCAGAACTTCAAAAGATATTAAATAATTATCAAAAAGATACAGCAAATCAAGAAATGATGAATAATGCTGCAGCTTTTAAAAAGAGATTAGAAGAGTTATCAGGAAAAACAAATACTGATACTTCAAAAAAAAATAAATAA